In Sphingomonas sp. R1, a single genomic region encodes these proteins:
- a CDS encoding IS630 family transposase (programmed frameshift) encodes MGWRSGQSYSQDLRDRVLATVDGGMPVREAAVLFKVSVAYIYKARIRRRLTGDAAINPNRGRPPRKLSPAQELALAAHIRSQPGITLAQAQAWLLAEHGIGLSTGAMWNAVRRLGLSLKKALHAAEQERPDVAAPLTLWRAAQPFIDPESLVFLDETGVNTKMARLYGWAPVGERCRDRVPFGHWKTMTFMAGLRLTGMTAPWVLDGPMDGDAFRVYVGDVLAPTLRRGDVVVLDNLPAHKVAGIREAITARRAQLFYLPPYSPDMNPIEMAFAKLKALLRQQPARTVDALDERIGELLDRFPPRECANFFQAAGYQRSM; translated from the exons ATGGGTTGGCGATCTGGGCAGAGCTACTCGCAGGATTTGCGCGATCGGGTGCTGGCGACGGTGGACGGCGGGATGCCGGTACGCGAGGCAGCAGTGCTCTTCAAGGTGAGCGTTGCCTATATCTACAAGGCGCGGATCCGGCGGCGGCTGACCGGCGATGCCGCTATCAACCCGAACCGCGGCCGCCCGCCGCGCAAGCTCTCCCCGGCGCAGGAACTGGCGCTGGCGGCGCACATCCGCTCGCAACCAGGGATCACGCTGGCGCAGGCACAAGCCTGGCTGTTGGCCGAACACGGAATCGGGCTCAGCACCGGCGCGATGTGGAATGCGGTGCGACGGCTTGGCCTGTCG TTAAAAAAAGCCCTGCACGCAGCCGAGCAGGAGCGGCCGGACGTGGCGGCGCCGCTCACGCTGTGGCGGGCAGCCCAGCCGTTCATCGACCCTGAAAGCCTCGTCTTTCTCGACGAGACAGGGGTGAACACCAAGATGGCGCGGCTCTATGGCTGGGCGCCGGTCGGCGAGCGCTGCCGCGATCGCGTGCCGTTCGGACACTGGAAGACGATGACCTTCATGGCCGGCCTGCGCCTGACCGGCATGACCGCGCCTTGGGTGCTCGACGGGCCGATGGATGGCGATGCCTTCCGGGTCTATGTCGGCGACGTCCTGGCGCCCACGCTCCGGCGCGGCGATGTCGTGGTGCTCGACAATCTGCCCGCCCACAAGGTCGCCGGCATCCGCGAGGCGATCACCGCCCGCCGCGCCCAGCTCTTCTACCTGCCTCCCTACAGCCCCGACATGAACCCGATCGAGATGGCCTTCGCCAAGCTCAAGGCGCTCCTGCGCCAGCAGCCAGCCCGAACCGTCGATGCTCTTGACGAGCGCATCGGCGAACTGCTTGATCGCTTCCCGCCCCGCGAATGTGCCAACTTCTTCCAGGCCGCTGGATATCAACGGTCAATGTAA